In Synechococcus sp. PCC 6312, one genomic interval encodes:
- a CDS encoding response regulator transcription factor gives MTTVLVVDDSPTMRAMIVETILSLGLEVTEAGDGIEAQAKVSQTVPDLIVLDVVMPRMNGYEFCRWVKNEPASQNVPVIMCSTKGEPFDIHWGKKQGVDAYITKPFNPDDLIAKIKELLTR, from the coding sequence TAGTTGTGGATGACAGTCCGACTATGCGGGCCATGATTGTAGAAACAATACTGAGTCTGGGTTTAGAGGTGACGGAAGCAGGTGATGGGATTGAAGCCCAGGCCAAGGTGAGTCAAACAGTTCCCGATTTAATTGTTTTAGATGTGGTCATGCCCCGGATGAATGGCTATGAGTTTTGTCGGTGGGTCAAAAATGAACCTGCATCTCAGAATGTGCCTGTGATTATGTGCAGCACTAAGGGGGAACCCTTTGATATTCACTGGGGTAAAAAGCAAGGGGTAGATGCTTACATTACCAAGCCCTTTAATCCCGATGATTTAATTGCCAAAATCAAGGAACTCCTCACCCGTTAA
- a CDS encoding M61 family metallopeptidase: protein MSPSVSATSPNLASPATPDQCLGQQPGLEFVIGFPQPWTHLFEVMFTVTGWQQDVLDIKMPVWTPGSYLVREYARHVQDFVASSPGQPLQAWKCAKNHWQIATPEITIITIAYRVYAHELTVRTNHLDATHAYFNPAALCVYVPGLESLPITVKVQPPPDWHITTALPPVPSEPQTFLAADYDTLVDSPFEIGTHTVYDFQVLGKDHRLAVWGEGNFRADRVIPDLEKIITLEAKLFDGLPYPDYTFILHLTGQGYGGLEHQNSCSLIYNRFGFGQPEAYQRFLCLVAHEFFHLWNVKRIRPQALASFDYEHENYTPSLWFCEGATSYYDQLIPLWAGLYDQTVYFKLLSDDISRYLTTPGRRVQPLNDSSFDTWIKLYRPDANSPNSQMSYYLKGALVTLLLDLKIRAKFHNQRSFNQVMQQLWQDYRQAGSGFSPAQLWRVISDVVQEDLQEFAQAYIEGTAELDFNAYLAPFGLELRPNQSKSIPYTGISLKTDRGLVTIKTVDYDSPGQRAGLAVGDELVALNGWRIAAEKWSERLQDCRPGDEVAITVFHQDQLLETTLTLAAPQPSRYDLSLVQNPTPTQQTLLQGWLTFA from the coding sequence ATGTCCCCTTCCGTTTCCGCCACATCTCCCAACCTAGCTTCCCCAGCCACTCCTGACCAATGTTTGGGGCAACAACCCGGCCTGGAGTTTGTGATTGGCTTTCCGCAGCCTTGGACGCATTTATTTGAAGTTATGTTTACGGTGACGGGCTGGCAGCAGGATGTCTTGGATATTAAAATGCCCGTCTGGACTCCTGGCTCCTATCTGGTGCGTGAATATGCCCGTCATGTCCAAGATTTTGTTGCCAGTTCCCCTGGGCAGCCCCTCCAGGCCTGGAAATGTGCAAAAAACCACTGGCAAATTGCCACCCCGGAAATTACCATCATCACGATTGCTTACCGCGTCTATGCCCATGAACTGACGGTGCGCACCAATCATTTAGATGCCACCCATGCCTATTTCAACCCAGCGGCCCTTTGTGTGTACGTCCCAGGCCTGGAATCACTCCCGATTACCGTCAAAGTTCAGCCCCCCCCCGACTGGCACATTACCACTGCTCTCCCCCCCGTTCCCTCAGAGCCACAGACGTTTCTGGCCGCCGACTACGACACCCTTGTGGATAGCCCCTTTGAAATTGGAACCCATACAGTTTATGACTTCCAGGTGTTGGGGAAAGACCATCGCCTTGCAGTTTGGGGAGAAGGGAACTTTCGGGCGGATCGGGTTATTCCAGATCTAGAAAAGATTATTACTCTGGAAGCAAAACTCTTTGATGGGCTGCCCTATCCCGATTACACCTTTATCCTCCATCTGACGGGACAAGGGTATGGGGGCCTGGAGCATCAAAATTCCTGTTCCCTCATCTATAACCGCTTTGGTTTTGGCCAGCCTGAGGCCTATCAGCGCTTTTTATGTTTGGTGGCCCATGAATTTTTCCACCTTTGGAATGTAAAGCGGATTCGCCCCCAGGCCCTGGCTAGTTTTGACTACGAGCATGAAAACTACACGCCCTCCCTCTGGTTTTGTGAAGGGGCCACCAGCTACTACGACCAACTCATTCCCCTCTGGGCCGGTCTCTACGATCAAACGGTTTACTTCAAGCTTTTGTCTGATGATATTTCTCGGTACCTGACCACCCCCGGCCGGCGAGTCCAACCCCTGAATGACTCCAGCTTTGATACTTGGATTAAGCTTTACCGCCCCGATGCCAACAGTCCCAACTCGCAAATGTCCTACTACCTAAAAGGGGCGTTGGTGACGCTGCTACTGGATCTGAAAATTCGGGCCAAGTTTCACAATCAACGCTCCTTTAATCAGGTGATGCAACAACTGTGGCAAGACTATCGCCAGGCCGGATCTGGGTTTAGCCCCGCTCAGCTCTGGCGGGTCATTAGCGATGTAGTCCAGGAGGATTTACAGGAGTTTGCCCAAGCCTACATCGAAGGGACTGCGGAACTGGACTTTAATGCCTATTTGGCTCCCTTTGGCCTGGAGTTACGACCGAATCAAAGCAAATCCATACCTTATACCGGTATCAGCTTAAAAACAGACCGGGGCCTGGTGACGATTAAAACCGTAGATTACGATTCCCCTGGACAACGGGCGGGCCTGGCGGTGGGGGATGAACTGGTGGCCCTCAATGGGTGGCGGATTGCAGCGGAAAAATGGTCAGAGCGGCTCCAGGACTGCCGGCCTGGGGATGAGGTGGCGATCACGGTGTTTCATCAGGATCAGTTGCTCGAAACCACCTTGACCTTAGCGGCCCCTCAACCCAGCCGTTATGACCTCAGCCTGGTTCAAAATCCGACTCCCACCCAGCAAACCCTTCTCCAAGGTTGGCTAACGTTTGCCTGA
- a CDS encoding response regulator, with protein sequence MRWSLRQKTLAITGATLVGLVSIIYGISVSVLNHNIHADTQARAKRGADAIFNLVELKKEDFTRDFQSWSAWDETYQFVVDRNTAYLQANLIPATYQNLDINLIAIVNQRGEVVYGGTFYPNNIQVQALPKDFLPYIASGRLMAKWPGDRHVGLIHLREGVLMFTAQPILNSQNQGPVRGTAIYGRFLDSNFSERISHVIQAPVTLIPIASGLYLPDFSDTENRVREQYLDLDFAHPVITPLKNGDLATYVFLMGINQKPAAILRLEVSPSIPLLAEESRWVLVGASAGVGLIFGAIMLLLLERLVLARLSTMSAGVSQIRRSGDVCQRLLVRGGDELSALERNINGMLAALESSQKQLTQALQVKTSFMATMSHEIRTPLNAIVGMTGLLLETRLDAEQRDYVETVRLGSENLLTVINEILDFSKLEAHEMQLEMVNFNLQACVDEVVDLLAGNAHRKNLELAALVEYDVPAWLQGDESRLRQVLVNLVNNALKFTAVGEVVIRVSLAAPQAGEDLGPSPIGEEQTRLQFKVQDTGIGIPAAALPKLFQPFTQVDASTTRKYGGTGLGLAICRQIVEMMGGEIGVESTEGVGSCFWFEIPFPLGTAADPLVAPPGLVGKRVLLVDDNQTNLEISRYHLRHWGLEVLTAMSAQAALEVLTHNHASGLGVDIALLDMQMPDVDGLTLGRQIRQLAWTQTIPLVMLTSLGQTDPQCRAEFDAYLVKPVRPSRLFNTLIALLTPPAATLSPTPISEVPITPSEHSLRILVAEDNITNQKVALRQLNNLGYHADVVSNGLEAVLAWETVGYDLIFMDCQMPEMDGFEATRQIRAKEQQTATHVPIIALTANAMPEDRQRCYGAGMDDYLSKPVRKQDLAAKLQQWGQRPPLDLPVQSLFS encoded by the coding sequence TTGCGTTGGAGTTTGCGGCAAAAAACCTTAGCGATTACCGGAGCAACCTTGGTGGGCCTGGTGAGCATTATCTATGGAATTTCCGTTTCTGTCCTCAATCACAACATTCATGCCGACACTCAGGCCCGGGCCAAAAGAGGGGCTGATGCAATTTTTAACTTGGTGGAACTGAAGAAAGAAGACTTTACTAGGGATTTTCAAAGTTGGTCGGCCTGGGATGAGACTTATCAGTTTGTGGTGGATCGGAATACCGCCTATTTGCAGGCCAATCTCATTCCCGCCACCTATCAAAATCTGGATATTAACCTGATTGCTATCGTCAACCAGCGGGGGGAAGTGGTCTATGGGGGCACATTCTACCCCAACAATATTCAGGTGCAGGCCCTGCCGAAAGACTTTCTCCCCTACATCGCATCGGGACGATTAATGGCTAAATGGCCGGGCGATCGCCATGTGGGTTTAATTCATCTCCGAGAAGGGGTCTTAATGTTTACGGCCCAGCCAATTCTCAATTCTCAAAACCAAGGGCCAGTTAGGGGCACCGCAATTTATGGTCGGTTCTTAGATAGTAACTTTAGTGAACGCATTTCCCATGTCATTCAGGCCCCAGTGACCCTGATTCCAATAGCCAGTGGTCTGTATCTGCCTGATTTTAGCGATACAGAGAACAGAGTCAGAGAACAATATCTTGATCTTGATTTTGCTCATCCGGTGATCACCCCCCTCAAAAATGGTGATCTAGCCACCTATGTCTTCTTGATGGGGATTAATCAAAAACCGGCGGCCATTTTGCGCCTAGAGGTCAGCCCCAGTATCCCCCTCTTGGCCGAAGAAAGTCGTTGGGTCTTGGTGGGAGCTAGTGCTGGTGTGGGTCTCATTTTTGGCGCAATTATGCTCCTGTTGCTGGAGCGGTTGGTGCTGGCCCGGTTATCAACGATGAGTGCGGGGGTGAGTCAAATCCGCCGTTCGGGAGATGTCTGTCAACGTTTACTGGTGCGTGGCGGAGATGAGTTATCAGCCCTAGAGCGGAATATTAATGGGATGCTGGCGGCATTGGAGTCTTCACAAAAACAACTCACCCAGGCCCTGCAAGTGAAAACCAGCTTTATGGCCACCATGAGCCATGAAATTCGCACCCCCCTCAACGCGATTGTCGGGATGACCGGCTTACTTTTGGAAACGCGACTGGATGCGGAACAGCGGGACTATGTGGAAACCGTGCGGCTTGGCAGCGAAAACCTGTTGACGGTCATTAATGAAATCCTTGATTTTTCCAAGCTAGAAGCCCATGAAATGCAGTTGGAGATGGTAAATTTTAACCTCCAGGCCTGTGTGGATGAAGTGGTAGACCTGTTAGCGGGGAATGCCCATCGCAAAAATTTAGAACTGGCGGCTCTGGTGGAGTATGATGTCCCGGCCTGGCTACAAGGGGATGAAAGTCGCTTACGGCAAGTGTTAGTGAATCTGGTCAATAATGCCCTCAAGTTTACGGCTGTGGGGGAAGTGGTGATTCGGGTCAGTTTGGCGGCTCCCCAAGCCGGAGAAGATTTAGGCCCAAGTCCCATTGGAGAGGAGCAGACGCGTTTGCAGTTTAAGGTGCAAGATACGGGCATCGGGATTCCGGCGGCGGCTTTACCCAAACTCTTTCAACCCTTTACCCAAGTGGATGCCTCAACAACCCGGAAATATGGGGGGACTGGCCTGGGTTTAGCCATCTGTCGGCAAATTGTCGAAATGATGGGTGGAGAAATTGGGGTTGAGAGTACGGAGGGGGTGGGGTCCTGTTTTTGGTTTGAAATTCCTTTTCCTCTCGGAACAGCGGCAGACCCCCTCGTGGCTCCCCCTGGCCTGGTTGGAAAACGGGTGCTTTTGGTGGATGATAACCAAACTAACTTAGAAATTAGCCGCTATCATCTGCGCCACTGGGGCCTGGAGGTTCTGACTGCCATGAGTGCCCAAGCTGCCCTAGAGGTTCTGACCCACAACCATGCTTCTGGCCTGGGGGTTGATATTGCCCTTTTGGATATGCAGATGCCCGATGTTGATGGTCTCACCCTCGGCCGCCAAATTCGCCAACTGGCCTGGACTCAAACCATCCCCCTCGTGATGCTCACCTCCCTCGGACAAACAGATCCCCAATGTCGGGCGGAATTTGATGCCTATTTAGTCAAGCCTGTGCGCCCCTCTCGCTTGTTTAATACCCTCATTGCCCTTCTGACTCCCCCGGCGGCGACCCTGTCCCCCACCCCAATTTCTGAAGTTCCGATCACCCCCTCTGAGCACTCCCTGAGAATTTTAGTTGCGGAAGATAATATCACGAATCAAAAGGTAGCCCTCCGGCAGTTAAATAACCTCGGCTATCACGCGGATGTGGTGAGTAATGGCCTAGAAGCCGTGCTGGCCTGGGAAACAGTCGGATATGACCTGATTTTTATGGATTGCCAAATGCCAGAAATGGATGGGTTTGAAGCCACTCGCCAAATTCGGGCGAAGGAACAACAGACCGCCACCCATGTGCCGATTATTGCCCTCACTGCCAATGCCATGCCGGAGGATCGCCAACGGTGCTATGGGGCGGGGATGGATGACTACCTGAGTAAACCTGTCCGTAAGCAGGACTTAGCTGCTAAGTTACAGCAGTGGGGACAACGCCCACCCCTAGATTTACCCGTGCAGTCCCTATTTTCCTAA
- a CDS encoding TolC family protein, with the protein MNLHWKPGLFNPVNPGLLGSFGLAAGLIGLIMPVTVAQTAAPMPLQAPQSSSNGNAFPNLPPTGGPAPTATAELVRLNPSPDPLNLPTRPEEVKIDLNQPLTLTQAVEVARRNNPQLQVIEQQLRQSRASLRQSEAALYPNLNFSASIGANDSALLKISNQEIQNQFNSLPPLQQFLQGSPNTVDTFSAPANASIQLSYNVFTSGQRDGSIKVAQEQVRNAELDLQRQLEQLRFDVTNNYYDIQQADALVRIAQAAVENSRISLRDAVAREKAGLGTVFEVLQAEVQLANNQQQLIQAQSQQSTARRQLAQTLNVANRVNLSAADPIQVIGEWQLSLEQSIALGFRNRVELAQQMTQRNVALQQRRVALGNLGPQISISATGNGADDLSDSSDPQVGYAVNGQLSLVLFDGGASKASAAQQEASAAIAEAQFSSFRNLIRFQIEQAYYTLQSSDQNIRTNRVAVQQATEGLRLARLRFQAGVGTQLEVSNAETSLTQAQSNLLSATVDYNRAISALQRYVSGLPLNPRNITATP; encoded by the coding sequence GTGAATCTGCATTGGAAACCCGGATTATTCAACCCAGTTAACCCCGGATTGTTAGGGAGTTTTGGGCTAGCGGCTGGTTTGATCGGGCTAATTATGCCAGTAACAGTGGCCCAGACTGCGGCTCCGATGCCCTTGCAAGCCCCTCAGTCAAGTAGTAATGGCAATGCGTTTCCGAATCTTCCCCCCACAGGTGGCCCAGCTCCAACAGCTACAGCAGAATTAGTGCGCCTTAATCCCAGCCCTGATCCCCTCAATCTGCCCACCCGCCCGGAAGAAGTCAAAATTGATTTGAATCAACCCCTGACCTTAACCCAGGCCGTAGAAGTCGCTCGGCGGAATAACCCCCAACTGCAAGTGATTGAGCAACAACTGCGCCAAAGTCGGGCTAGTTTACGCCAATCCGAAGCGGCCCTGTATCCCAACCTGAATTTTTCTGCAAGCATTGGGGCGAATGATTCAGCCTTATTGAAAATCTCCAACCAAGAAATTCAAAATCAATTTAACAGCCTCCCTCCCCTTCAACAATTTCTTCAGGGTAGTCCCAATACGGTTGATACCTTTAGTGCCCCCGCCAACGCCTCAATTCAATTGAGTTATAACGTCTTTACCTCTGGGCAACGGGATGGCTCAATCAAAGTGGCTCAGGAACAGGTTCGCAATGCCGAGTTAGACCTCCAACGCCAACTGGAACAACTGCGGTTTGATGTTACTAACAACTACTACGACATTCAACAGGCTGATGCCCTTGTCCGAATTGCCCAGGCCGCGGTGGAAAATTCTCGCATTAGTCTCCGGGATGCGGTGGCCCGAGAAAAGGCTGGCCTGGGAACTGTCTTTGAAGTCCTTCAGGCCGAGGTGCAACTGGCCAACAATCAACAACAGTTAATCCAGGCCCAGAGTCAGCAATCCACGGCCCGCCGCCAACTGGCCCAAACCCTGAATGTGGCCAATAGGGTTAATCTTTCCGCCGCTGATCCGATTCAAGTGATTGGGGAATGGCAGTTGTCCCTCGAACAAAGTATTGCCTTGGGATTTCGCAACCGAGTTGAATTAGCCCAGCAAATGACCCAACGGAATGTCGCTCTGCAACAACGGCGGGTGGCTCTCGGCAACTTGGGGCCGCAAATTTCTATCTCTGCTACGGGCAATGGGGCTGATGATTTGAGTGATAGTTCCGACCCCCAAGTGGGCTATGCCGTGAATGGGCAACTGAGTTTGGTGCTGTTTGATGGGGGAGCCTCCAAGGCGAGTGCCGCCCAACAGGAGGCCAGTGCTGCTATTGCCGAAGCCCAGTTCTCCAGCTTTCGGAATTTAATTCGCTTTCAAATTGAACAGGCCTATTACACCTTGCAATCCAGTGACCAAAATATCCGCACGAACCGGGTTGCCGTCCAACAGGCTACAGAGGGGTTACGCTTAGCTCGGTTACGGTTCCAGGCCGGGGTGGGAACCCAGCTCGAAGTCAGTAATGCCGAAACCTCCTTGACGCAGGCCCAAAGTAATCTTCTCAGTGCCACCGTGGACTATAACCGGGCCATCTCTGCTCTGCAACGTTATGTGAGTGGTCTGCCCTTAAATCCCCGGAATATTACCGCTACCCCCTAA
- the nrdR gene encoding transcriptional regulator NrdR: protein MQCPACQHPDGRVLESRSAEGGHSIRRRRECLQCGRRFTTYERIEFVPITVIKRDGRRESFNRSKLLRGLVTACGKTGVGLEMIESVVDDIEASLQLREEREIPSAEIGEAALQQLRGISEVAYVRFASVYRQFQGIDDFVQELHNLQGLVQSGADPVSVQASNRELVKNSLILQT from the coding sequence ATGCAATGCCCCGCCTGTCAACATCCTGATGGTCGTGTCTTAGAGTCCCGCTCAGCTGAGGGGGGTCATAGTATTCGGCGGCGGCGCGAATGTCTGCAATGTGGGCGGCGATTTACCACCTATGAGCGGATTGAATTTGTCCCCATTACGGTCATTAAACGGGATGGGCGGCGAGAGTCTTTTAATCGGTCTAAACTCCTGCGGGGCCTGGTGACGGCCTGTGGGAAAACTGGAGTTGGCCTAGAGATGATTGAGTCCGTAGTGGATGACATTGAAGCCTCGTTGCAGTTACGGGAAGAGCGGGAAATTCCCAGCGCAGAAATTGGGGAGGCCGCTTTACAACAGTTACGGGGCATCAGTGAAGTGGCTTATGTCCGATTTGCTTCCGTTTATCGACAGTTTCAGGGTATTGATGACTTTGTCCAGGAACTCCACAATCTCCAAGGGTTAGTCCAGTCCGGTGCCGATCCGGTGTCGGTTCAAGCCAGCAATCGAGAACTAGTGAAGAATTCCCTAATTCTCCAAACCTAA
- a CDS encoding 30S ribosomal protein S1 — MVNQEKVIDIGFTHADFAALLDKYDYHFNPGDVVAGTVFSIEPKGALIDIGAKTAAYIPIQEMSINRIDNPDEVLQSNEVREFFILADENEEGQLTLSIRRIEYMRAWERVRQLQAEDATVRSQVFATNRGGALVRIEGLRGFIPGSHISTRVNKEELVGEELPLKFLEVDEERNRLVLSHRRALVERKMNKLEVGEVVIGTVRGIKPYGAFIDIGGVSGLLHISEISHDHIDTPHSVFNVNDQLKVMIIDLDAERGRISLSTKQLEPEPGDMVKNPQLVYEKAEEMAEKYRQQQLAQQEALLNGGVVAEASEESYEAVAATDAGDGEDVEEEVALQEA; from the coding sequence ATGGTCAATCAGGAAAAGGTTATTGATATTGGGTTTACCCACGCCGATTTTGCCGCCCTCTTGGACAAATACGATTACCACTTCAATCCCGGTGATGTGGTGGCAGGGACGGTCTTCAGCATTGAACCCAAAGGCGCACTGATTGACATTGGCGCGAAAACCGCTGCTTACATTCCGATCCAGGAAATGTCAATTAACCGGATTGATAACCCTGATGAGGTGTTGCAGTCCAATGAAGTGCGGGAATTTTTCATTCTGGCTGATGAGAACGAAGAAGGGCAGTTAACCCTCTCGATTCGCCGGATTGAATATATGCGGGCCTGGGAACGGGTACGGCAATTACAGGCAGAAGATGCCACCGTGCGCTCCCAAGTTTTTGCCACCAATCGGGGTGGGGCCTTAGTGCGGATTGAAGGGCTGCGGGGTTTTATTCCCGGCTCTCACATCAGCACGCGGGTGAATAAAGAAGAATTAGTCGGTGAAGAACTGCCCCTGAAGTTTCTGGAAGTGGATGAAGAGCGCAACCGTCTCGTATTGAGTCACCGCCGTGCCTTAGTTGAGCGGAAGATGAACAAGCTGGAAGTGGGCGAAGTCGTCATTGGCACCGTGCGCGGCATCAAACCCTATGGGGCCTTTATTGACATTGGCGGGGTCAGCGGCCTACTTCACATCTCCGAAATTTCCCATGACCATATTGATACGCCCCACAGTGTCTTTAATGTCAATGACCAACTCAAGGTGATGATCATTGATCTAGATGCAGAACGGGGCCGGATTTCCCTTTCTACCAAGCAACTGGAACCCGAACCAGGGGATATGGTCAAGAATCCGCAACTGGTCTATGAAAAAGCCGAAGAAATGGCTGAAAAATACCGGCAGCAACAGCTGGCTCAACAAGAAGCACTCCTGAATGGTGGTGTCGTTGCAGAGGCTAGTGAAGAATCCTACGAGGCCGTTGCTGCGACTGATGCGGGTGATGGAGAGGATGTAGAAGAAGAAGTTGCCCTACAGGAGGCCTAG
- the pdxA gene encoding 4-hydroxythreonine-4-phosphate dehydrogenase PdxA has product MASRLAITLGDPAGIGPEVILKAIAQLNQVGSLDCSELVVVGSQSVLDKTYAQLIALGCTCFDPGQLNILDSFPAIHVTPGQPNPETGAASFAYLEQAIQLALSGQVSGIVTGPISKAIWQQAGYDYPGQTEVLATQSQSTSTGMFFVGRSPQTGWVLRTLLATTHIPLAQVPQALTPDLLTQKLELLIQTLKQDFGLETPRIAIAGLNPHSGEQGKLGGEEVEWMQAWLESMKIKYSQVELMGLVPPDTLWVGAGLAWWQDSPCPTAYDAYLALYHDQGLIPVKMLAFDQAVNCTIGLPFVRTSPDHGTAFDIAGQGIARCESMKAALAWAKTFSRKTAF; this is encoded by the coding sequence CTGGCATCTCGGTTAGCGATTACGCTGGGGGATCCAGCCGGGATTGGCCCGGAAGTGATTCTTAAGGCCATAGCTCAATTAAATCAAGTTGGCTCTCTGGACTGCTCCGAGTTAGTGGTTGTGGGGAGTCAATCTGTTTTAGATAAAACCTATGCGCAATTAATCGCCTTAGGATGCACGTGCTTTGACCCAGGCCAGCTGAATATTCTCGATTCATTCCCGGCTATTCATGTCACCCCCGGCCAACCCAATCCTGAAACTGGCGCAGCGAGTTTTGCCTATCTGGAACAGGCGATTCAGTTAGCCTTGTCTGGTCAAGTTTCTGGGATTGTGACTGGGCCGATTAGCAAGGCCATTTGGCAGCAGGCGGGCTACGATTACCCAGGCCAGACCGAAGTTTTAGCAACTCAAAGCCAAAGCACGTCAACGGGGATGTTTTTTGTTGGCCGCTCACCCCAGACCGGTTGGGTCTTGAGAACCTTACTGGCAACGACCCATATTCCCCTCGCCCAAGTGCCCCAGGCCCTCACCCCGGATTTATTAACTCAAAAACTGGAGCTACTGATTCAAACCTTAAAACAGGATTTTGGCCTGGAGACTCCCCGGATCGCGATTGCTGGCTTAAATCCCCACAGCGGCGAACAAGGCAAATTGGGAGGGGAGGAAGTTGAGTGGATGCAGGCCTGGTTAGAGTCAATGAAGATTAAATATTCGCAGGTTGAGTTAATGGGTCTAGTCCCACCGGATACGCTATGGGTGGGAGCGGGCTTGGCCTGGTGGCAGGATTCCCCATGTCCAACTGCTTATGATGCCTACCTTGCCCTCTATCATGACCAGGGACTCATTCCAGTAAAAATGTTGGCTTTTGACCAGGCCGTGAACTGTACGATTGGCCTACCTTTTGTGCGCACCTCTCCCGATCATGGCACCGCCTTTGATATTGCTGGTCAAGGAATCGCCCGCTGTGAGAGTATGAAAGCTGCTTTGGCCTGGGCAAAAACTTTCAGCCGAAAAACAGCATTCTGA
- a CDS encoding polysaccharide biosynthesis/export family protein yields the protein MSVLLKDKVISFLLSLLAIPATGVFVQPSLASNFSKTVGMPLSPGDRLNVQIREGEGFSGIYEVSLDGTLNIPYLQPIRVVGLDIAQVEQILTRSLVQAGLFNPKFVQVSVAIRQWGPILINISGATFEPGQRMINSLSAEAQATDQASSRISGSYPPNRYLTAALQAGGGITPYADLQNVRIIRDGQESVVDLSPIFLGGEITDVPLVAGDQIIVPSQEKFQNDYVRPSQITPPGIAVNLSNLTVPATSNASSNLSSQNNSFAYGIRFSQAIVFANCVGGTQTTNALRYGVLVRTDRLTGKTTYIQRSVESLIRNSTDNENNPFLMPYDSVACYDSTVTNISAVLGFLSNLISPFNLLNNLIRGNSSTTIINP from the coding sequence ATGTCAGTTTTACTTAAAGATAAAGTAATTAGTTTCCTGTTAAGCCTTTTAGCCATTCCTGCTACTGGTGTTTTTGTCCAGCCATCACTGGCCTCTAATTTCAGTAAGACAGTCGGAATGCCCCTTTCTCCTGGGGATCGCCTAAATGTTCAAATTCGTGAAGGAGAAGGCTTTAGTGGAATTTATGAAGTGAGCTTAGATGGCACTCTCAATATTCCCTATCTTCAGCCAATTCGGGTGGTCGGACTCGACATTGCCCAAGTTGAGCAGATTCTCACTCGCTCCTTAGTTCAAGCTGGACTATTCAATCCCAAATTTGTCCAAGTTAGTGTTGCCATTCGACAATGGGGGCCGATTCTAATTAACATCTCTGGGGCAACTTTTGAGCCTGGGCAACGAATGATTAACTCTCTGTCTGCTGAAGCTCAAGCAACGGATCAGGCATCCAGTCGTATTTCTGGTAGCTATCCTCCCAATCGCTATTTAACTGCGGCACTCCAAGCTGGTGGAGGCATTACTCCCTACGCAGATTTACAGAATGTCAGAATTATTCGGGATGGACAAGAGAGCGTCGTGGATTTATCCCCTATTTTCTTAGGAGGAGAGATTACAGATGTACCGTTAGTAGCTGGGGATCAAATCATTGTGCCATCCCAAGAGAAATTCCAAAATGACTATGTGCGCCCCAGCCAGATTACACCTCCAGGCATTGCCGTGAATCTTTCTAACCTAACTGTCCCAGCAACGAGTAATGCCTCATCTAATCTGAGTTCACAGAATAACAGCTTCGCTTATGGGATTCGTTTCTCCCAAGCCATTGTTTTTGCTAACTGTGTGGGCGGGACACAAACAACCAATGCCCTCAGATATGGTGTTCTAGTTCGCACCGATCGCCTCACCGGTAAAACGACCTACATCCAACGTTCCGTAGAAAGTTTAATCCGTAACTCGACAGATAACGAGAACAACCCGTTCTTAATGCCCTATGACTCAGTGGCTTGCTATGATTCAACGGTGACAAATATCAGTGCTGTTTTGGGTTTCCTCAGCAATCTCATATCGCCCTTTAATTTACTCAACAATTTAATTCGTGGAAATAGTAGTACCACAATTATCAATCCATAA